The following are encoded in a window of Arctopsyche grandis isolate Sample6627 chromosome 2, ASM5162203v2, whole genome shotgun sequence genomic DNA:
- the TwdlT gene encoding tweedleT, translated as MKTFVVLAVVALAQARPEAGYSYNAPRPSGSYGAPGGGGGSISHGGGFGGGIGGGGFGGGGGGGGGGFGGHSGGGGGGFSSGSIGGGGFGGSIGGGGFSSGGGGFSSGGGGFSSGGGGFSSGGGFGGGGGGFGSGGGFGGGFGGGAIVQKHIYVHVPPPEPEEHHVRPIATPGPPQKHYKIIFIKAPAPPAPTAPIIPLQAQNEEKTLVYVLVKKPEEAPEITIPTAIPTQPSKPEVYFIRYKTQKDGGGGGGIGGGIGGIGGGIGGIGGGIGGIGGGIGGGIGGGIGGGIGGGIGGGIGLADSGHGGGISGGHGGGISGGHGGSIGGSGPSGPSSQYGPPGQSGPY; from the coding sequence GTATTAGCCGTTGTTGCTTTGGCGCAAGCAAGACCAGAAGCTGGATACAGCTATAATGCTCCTAGACCGTCTGGAAGCTACGGTGCTCCAGGGGGTGGGGGTGGCTCCATCTCGCATGGAGGCGGCTTTGGAGGCGGAATAGGAGGAGGAGGCTTcggaggtggtggtggtggcggCGGAGGCGGCTTTGGAGGACATAGCGGTGGTGGCGGAGGCGGCTTCAGCAGTGGTAGCATCGGAGGAGGAGGCTTCGGGGGTAGCATCGGAGGGGGTGGCTTCAGCAGCGGAGGTGGTGGCTTCAGCAGCGGAGGTGGTGGCTTCAGCAGCGGAGGTGGTGGCTTCAGCAGCGGAGGCGGCTTCGGGGGCGGAGGCGGCGGCTTCGGTAGCGGAGGAGGCTTCGGAGGCGGCTTCGGAGGTGGTGCCATCGTACAAAAGCACATCTACGTGCACGTACCCCCACCAGAACCAGAAGAGCACCACGTTCGCCCCATCGCCACCCCAGGCCCACCCCAAAAGCACTATAAGATCATCTTCATCAAGGCGCCAGCACCACCTGCCCCAACCGCGCCCATCATCCCTCTCCAAGCCCAAAACGAAGAGAAGACTCTCGTATACGTGCTCGTCAAAAAGCCAGAGGAAGCTCCAGAAATCACCATCCCAACAGCCATCCCGACCCAACCCTCCAAACCAGAAGTTTACTTCATCAGATACAAGACCCAGAAGGACGGAGGCGGTGGCGGCGGAATCGGAGGAGGAATCGGCGGAATCGGAGGAGGAATCGGTGGAATCGGAGGAGGAATCGGTGGAATCGGAGGAGGAATCGGGGGCGGAATCGGAGGAGGAATCGGAGGAGGAATCGGTGGAGGAATCGGTGGAGGAATCGGACTCGCCGATAGTGGACACGGGGGTGGAATCTCTGGCGGTCACGGGGGTGGAATCAGTGGAGGTCACGGAGGCAGCATCGGAGGCTCGGGTCCCAGCGGTCCATCATCACAATACGGACCCCCTGGACAGTCTGGTCCATACTAG